A single genomic interval of Roseovarius arcticus harbors:
- a CDS encoding PEBP family protein, with the protein MRFILAVTAALAAQAAHAEDITAEIWVDNWFTVYANGDMVMEDPVSITTERSFNAETATFTVDLPAVIAIEAKDFKENDTGLEYIGTDRQQVGDGGMIAQFMDATTGELVAVTDADTKCLVVHYAPVDLSCADEANPVAGIGACAFVETDIPDDWTAVDFDDSDWPAATVHSAADVGPKDGYDEITWDSSAELIWGESLKQDNTLLCRITIGE; encoded by the coding sequence ATGCGTTTCATCCTTGCTGTAACCGCAGCCCTTGCCGCCCAAGCGGCGCATGCCGAAGACATCACTGCCGAGATCTGGGTCGACAACTGGTTTACCGTTTACGCCAATGGCGACATGGTCATGGAGGATCCTGTTTCGATCACCACAGAGCGGTCTTTCAACGCCGAGACAGCCACCTTTACGGTTGATTTGCCTGCGGTGATCGCGATTGAGGCCAAAGATTTCAAGGAAAACGACACCGGTCTCGAATATATCGGCACCGATCGCCAGCAGGTGGGCGATGGCGGTATGATTGCGCAATTTATGGATGCGACGACGGGTGAGCTCGTCGCTGTAACCGACGCAGACACTAAATGTCTGGTTGTGCACTACGCCCCTGTCGATCTGTCCTGTGCGGATGAGGCCAATCCCGTTGCGGGGATCGGTGCCTGCGCGTTCGTCGAGACAGACATCCCTGATGATTGGACAGCGGTAGATTTCGATGACAGCGACTGGCCCGCGGCAACCGTCCATAGCGCAGCGGACGTCGGCCCGAAGGATGGCTATGACGAGATCACCTGGGACAGTTCGGCCGAGTTGATCTGGGGTGAAAGCCTCAAGCAGGACAACACCTTGCTGTGCCGCATAACTATCGGCGAATAA
- a CDS encoding zinc-dependent alcohol dehydrogenase family protein has translation MTTTLKSNPNVSRSATATSAASLDEAIRMKAMVFVGPDKIKLQDCPKPAILEPGDAIVRVTQTTICGTDLHILKGDVATATPGRILGHEGVGVIDSVGSAVTSFKPGDHVLISCVSACGTCEFCRKQMYSHCTSGGWILGNSIDGCQAEFVRTPHADMSLYHIPEGSDEEALVMLSDILPTGLECGVLNGKVQPGNSVAIVGAGPIGLAALLTAQFYSPAKIIMIDLDDNRLEIAKTFGATATINSTDGSAFDEVMVMTGGAGVDTVIEAVGIPATFELCEKLVAAGGVIANIGVHGKPATLHLEALWDRNIAITTRLVDTATIPMLFKTVAANKIDPTQLITHRFTMAEGEKAYETFGNAAETKALKVIITT, from the coding sequence ATGACTACCACATTGAAATCCAACCCGAATGTCTCCCGCTCCGCCACAGCCACGTCGGCGGCCAGCCTAGATGAAGCGATCCGGATGAAGGCGATGGTCTTTGTCGGACCAGACAAGATCAAGCTTCAGGACTGCCCCAAGCCAGCCATTTTGGAGCCAGGAGATGCAATCGTGCGCGTCACCCAGACCACAATTTGCGGCACTGACTTACATATTCTGAAAGGCGATGTGGCCACGGCGACACCGGGCCGTATCCTCGGCCACGAAGGTGTTGGCGTGATTGACAGCGTGGGGTCTGCCGTAACCTCGTTCAAGCCCGGCGACCACGTATTGATCTCCTGCGTCAGCGCCTGCGGCACCTGTGAGTTCTGTCGCAAGCAGATGTATTCCCATTGTACGAGCGGCGGTTGGATCCTTGGGAATTCTATTGACGGGTGTCAGGCAGAATTTGTTCGCACGCCCCATGCTGATATGAGCCTCTATCACATCCCCGAAGGTTCAGATGAGGAGGCGCTGGTGATGCTCAGTGATATCCTACCTACTGGTCTTGAATGTGGCGTGTTGAACGGCAAGGTTCAGCCGGGCAATTCAGTCGCAATCGTGGGGGCAGGGCCAATTGGTCTGGCCGCACTCCTGACGGCGCAGTTCTATTCACCCGCGAAAATTATAATGATCGACCTCGACGATAACCGTCTGGAGATTGCCAAGACGTTTGGCGCGACGGCCACAATCAACTCGACGGATGGCAGTGCCTTCGACGAAGTGATGGTCATGACGGGCGGGGCCGGGGTCGATACCGTTATCGAGGCCGTCGGCATCCCTGCAACCTTCGAGTTGTGCGAGAAGCTGGTCGCGGCGGGGGGCGTCATCGCCAATATCGGCGTCCACGGCAAGCCTGCCACCCTGCATCTTGAGGCTCTGTGGGACCGCAACATCGCGATCACTACGCGTCTGGTGGATACAGCGACAATACCGATGTTGTTCAAGACAGTTGCGGCGAACAAGATCGATCCGACGCAGCTCATCACACATCGTTTCACGATGGCCGAAGGCGAAAAAGCCTACGAAACCTTCGGTAATGCAGCTGAAACAAAGGCGCTCAAAGTCATCATCACAACATGA
- a CDS encoding NAD(P) transhydrogenase subunit alpha yields MDISIAGLAALYIFLLAGFAGWVIIGHVPAILHTPLMSGSNFVHGIVVVGGIYALLNATSLTEQAIGTLAVALGAANAMGGYVVTARMLAMFQTTAPAKPARKHKKKG; encoded by the coding sequence ATGGACATCTCCATCGCCGGACTTGCGGCTCTCTATATTTTCCTTCTGGCGGGTTTTGCCGGCTGGGTGATCATCGGCCATGTGCCGGCGATCTTGCACACGCCGCTGATGTCAGGGTCGAACTTCGTCCACGGCATCGTGGTGGTCGGTGGCATCTATGCGCTCTTGAACGCGACCAGCCTGACCGAACAGGCGATCGGCACGCTTGCCGTCGCACTCGGGGCCGCCAATGCAATGGGCGGATACGTCGTGACCGCGCGGATGTTGGCGATGTTCCAGACAACCGCGCCTGCCAAACCCGCGCGCAAACACAAAAAGAAAGGCTGA
- a CDS encoding YHYH protein: MPHLPSSLSIVTLACLCATSALAHEETAHCDAVAASVEDAGYGDVVTVTCEDGQALIAGDTYPDHDLMTGITGTNEQVPVPAVGYFSPIPLAPVTGSEPHTRDAALGVAINGVPIYDYTAGGEMSQDDLATYQADLDTVTTGQLDVCGGHAGRGDDYHYHAEPTCMIEAMANAGPDAIIGWGFDGFPIYTKTNPDGSEIADGTLDVCNGQVDDVFGYRYHTSEKAPYIIQCLMGETLDLDSLPRVRPLSQQGGGRGAEAGRPPRGGVEDLVFVQDAGTGERLMTYSYQGADYYIKYTQSETENCYDFETRTVTNNGELFEAELCRE; this comes from the coding sequence ATGCCGCATTTGCCTTCCTCTCTTAGCATCGTAACATTGGCCTGCCTGTGCGCCACCTCAGCGCTGGCTCACGAAGAAACCGCGCATTGCGATGCTGTCGCAGCGTCTGTAGAGGACGCGGGATATGGCGATGTCGTCACGGTTACCTGCGAGGATGGGCAGGCCTTGATTGCGGGTGATACCTATCCAGACCATGATTTGATGACGGGGATCACCGGTACAAATGAACAGGTGCCTGTCCCGGCTGTAGGCTACTTTTCACCCATTCCGCTCGCCCCCGTGACAGGGTCTGAGCCGCACACAAGGGACGCGGCCCTGGGCGTGGCAATTAACGGCGTACCTATCTACGACTACACCGCCGGTGGCGAGATGTCGCAAGACGATCTGGCCACCTATCAAGCTGATCTTGACACGGTGACCACGGGTCAGCTTGATGTCTGCGGTGGGCATGCCGGGCGCGGCGATGATTATCACTACCACGCCGAACCGACCTGCATGATCGAAGCGATGGCGAACGCCGGACCCGATGCGATCATCGGTTGGGGCTTTGACGGGTTCCCGATCTACACCAAGACCAATCCCGATGGGTCCGAGATCGCAGATGGCACGCTGGACGTTTGTAACGGGCAGGTCGATGATGTTTTTGGTTATCGCTATCACACGTCGGAAAAGGCACCATATATCATCCAGTGCCTGATGGGCGAAACGCTTGACTTGGATAGTTTGCCACGCGTCAGACCGTTGTCGCAGCAAGGAGGCGGTCGCGGCGCAGAGGCAGGACGCCCTCCGAGGGGCGGTGTTGAAGATCTTGTGTTTGTGCAAGACGCCGGGACCGGTGAGCGTCTGATGACCTACAGCTATCAGGGTGCCGATTATTATATCAAATACACGCAGTCGGAGACTGAGAACTGTTATGACTTCGAAACCCGCACAGTGACCAACAATGGCGAGCTGTTCGAAGCAGAGTTGTGCCGCGAATGA
- a CDS encoding Na+/H+ antiporter — MDAIFTSLTLLTIVVLSGIVGRITALPVPRPLVQIAFGAIAGLIPLLEVDLEPEVFFLLLVPPLLFIDGWRISTDELVRDRWQILHMAFGLVVVTVLVIGTFIAWLVPALPAGVAFALAAALAPTDPISVTSIARRVPIPQRMMNLLHAESLLNDATGLICLSFAVVFILAGSFSIGSASASFLWVAGAGLAIGFGITLAIVRAKTWVVTRIGEDPGTQIVVSLLIPFIAYLLAEAASASGLFAAVAAGVTMARAEATGLALGATRIQRTAVWDSVQFVANGIVFVLLGEQLPKIVASAQASVSQTGHHSLWWPLLLITVIYTAMLILRAIWVWISVILSRRHASQNTMPVWRLVAATTMAGSRGAITFAGILTLPVLLSSGEALEDRDLVILIAMGVIVLSLVMAAISLPLLLRSGPTLPSQDLTADRIARTATATAALAEIGRISDLHATPDSEAETYVAAAAQVSRRYLQRLETIGQQSEEDPVKLSNNQILQEIQLAAVRAERQAVFKMRRKKTVGAVMARRMVRELDLLEAHYEI, encoded by the coding sequence TTGGACGCAATTTTTACATCCCTAACGCTGCTCACGATCGTCGTACTTAGTGGCATCGTCGGACGCATCACGGCCCTCCCTGTACCGCGACCGCTGGTACAAATTGCATTCGGTGCAATTGCGGGTCTGATACCACTGTTGGAGGTCGACCTAGAACCGGAAGTATTCTTCCTGCTGCTCGTGCCGCCACTCCTATTCATCGACGGATGGCGCATTTCGACTGATGAGCTTGTCCGCGATCGATGGCAAATCTTGCACATGGCGTTCGGGCTGGTCGTCGTGACCGTTCTGGTGATCGGCACGTTCATAGCCTGGCTTGTTCCAGCCTTGCCAGCCGGTGTTGCGTTCGCGTTGGCAGCGGCTTTGGCTCCGACGGACCCGATTAGCGTGACGTCCATCGCCCGCAGGGTGCCGATACCGCAGCGGATGATGAACCTACTACATGCCGAGTCGCTGTTGAACGACGCAACAGGCCTGATCTGTCTCAGCTTTGCGGTGGTATTCATACTCGCAGGCAGCTTCTCGATTGGCTCGGCCTCGGCTTCGTTTCTGTGGGTTGCAGGTGCCGGTCTCGCGATTGGGTTCGGCATCACTCTGGCCATCGTAAGAGCCAAAACATGGGTTGTAACGCGCATCGGTGAGGATCCCGGGACACAGATTGTCGTCAGTCTGCTGATTCCATTTATCGCTTATCTTTTAGCGGAGGCGGCGTCGGCATCGGGCCTGTTCGCCGCCGTCGCCGCAGGTGTTACCATGGCGCGGGCCGAGGCCACCGGACTGGCACTCGGAGCAACCCGCATCCAGCGAACTGCGGTCTGGGATTCGGTACAATTCGTCGCCAATGGCATCGTGTTCGTTCTTCTCGGTGAACAACTGCCAAAGATTGTTGCCAGCGCACAGGCTTCGGTGTCCCAAACCGGCCACCACAGCCTATGGTGGCCACTTCTGCTTATCACCGTCATCTATACTGCGATGCTGATACTGCGGGCGATTTGGGTCTGGATCAGCGTGATCTTGTCACGCCGTCATGCAAGCCAAAACACTATGCCAGTTTGGCGGCTTGTCGCCGCGACGACGATGGCCGGATCACGCGGTGCCATCACATTTGCTGGTATTCTGACTCTGCCCGTCCTCCTGTCTTCGGGAGAAGCGTTGGAAGACCGCGATCTGGTTATCCTGATCGCAATGGGCGTAATCGTGCTGTCGCTGGTTATGGCTGCAATCAGCCTGCCTCTTCTTTTACGGTCCGGACCGACTCTGCCGTCGCAGGACCTCACGGCTGACAGGATCGCCAGAACCGCGACAGCGACTGCCGCCCTCGCCGAAATCGGCCGGATTAGTGATCTACACGCGACACCCGATAGTGAGGCTGAAACTTATGTTGCTGCCGCCGCTCAGGTTTCGCGGCGATATTTGCAACGTCTAGAAACCATCGGGCAGCAAAGCGAAGAAGACCCCGTGAAGCTCTCAAACAACCAAATTCTGCAAGAGATTCAGCTTGCCGCCGTGCGCGCGGAACGCCAAGCGGTCTTCAAGATGCGCCGCAAGAAGACAGTCGGCGCAGTGATGGCGCGCAGAATGGTCCGGGAACTCGATCTGCTCGAAGCGCATTACGAGATCTGA
- a CDS encoding NAD(P)(+) transhydrogenase (Re/Si-specific) subunit beta, with translation MLTILPQLAIVIADLAAAFLFLFGLKRMSSPVTAPSGIAYAGIGMIVAVAASFLYALSVETEAEPYLLVNAALAVAALAVGGGLAWRSGKKAGLTAMPQMVALLNGAGGGAAAAIAAIVLLGGITDTAVLVVTLAGALIGSISFSGSLIAWGKLDRLIKHPLRFKGQQIVNGLAFLATLAVGGYIGFITLSSNVPMLAMPLLIAIFFGLSLLFGILMTLPIGGADMPVVISVYNAFTGLAVGLEGYSLQNPALMIAGMVVGAAGLMLTLLMAKAMNRSVSKILFTNFGATKAHKQSKIEGELKPAAAGDAGIFMRYAKEVIIVPGYGLAAAQGQQKLYELVKLLQAADVTVKFAIHPVAGRMPGQMDVLLAEAGVPYDLIFQLEDINPEFETAAVALVIGANDVVNPAARTDKSSPIWGMPILDADKAKQVYVIKRGEGKGYAGIVNALFYKDNCNMVYGDAADVLTQMIEAVRGLGKAAA, from the coding sequence ATGCTGACCATTCTGCCCCAACTCGCCATCGTCATCGCCGACCTCGCGGCGGCCTTTCTGTTTCTTTTTGGTCTTAAGCGGATGTCCTCTCCGGTAACGGCGCCATCTGGCATTGCCTATGCCGGTATTGGTATGATTGTGGCCGTTGCGGCGAGCTTTCTTTACGCCCTATCTGTCGAAACCGAAGCTGAACCCTACCTTTTGGTGAATGCCGCGTTGGCCGTTGCGGCTCTTGCCGTCGGTGGTGGTCTGGCATGGCGCAGCGGGAAAAAGGCGGGGCTGACGGCGATGCCGCAGATGGTCGCCCTGCTGAACGGCGCAGGCGGCGGTGCGGCGGCGGCCATCGCAGCCATCGTTTTGCTTGGGGGTATCACAGACACCGCGGTTTTGGTTGTGACGCTTGCAGGTGCTCTGATCGGGTCGATCTCATTCTCGGGGTCGCTGATTGCTTGGGGTAAGCTTGATCGATTGATAAAGCATCCCCTTCGGTTCAAGGGTCAGCAAATTGTGAACGGTCTCGCCTTCCTCGCCACATTGGCCGTTGGCGGCTACATTGGTTTCATCACCTTGAGCAGCAATGTGCCGATGCTTGCGATGCCTTTGCTGATTGCGATTTTCTTTGGCCTATCACTTCTTTTCGGCATCTTGATGACCCTCCCGATTGGTGGGGCCGACATGCCCGTGGTGATCTCGGTCTACAACGCCTTCACCGGGCTTGCCGTGGGGCTTGAAGGTTACAGCCTGCAGAATCCAGCGCTGATGATCGCGGGTATGGTCGTAGGTGCGGCAGGCCTGATGCTGACGCTGCTGATGGCAAAGGCGATGAACCGGTCGGTCTCGAAAATCCTCTTTACCAACTTTGGCGCCACCAAGGCCCACAAGCAAAGTAAGATTGAGGGCGAGTTGAAACCAGCCGCCGCAGGCGATGCAGGCATTTTCATGCGCTACGCCAAGGAGGTCATTATTGTTCCGGGCTATGGCCTCGCCGCGGCCCAGGGCCAGCAAAAGCTCTATGAGCTGGTGAAGCTACTTCAGGCGGCGGATGTCACCGTTAAATTCGCGATCCATCCGGTGGCGGGGCGGATGCCCGGCCAGATGGATGTACTGCTGGCCGAGGCGGGTGTGCCTTATGATCTGATCTTCCAGCTTGAAGACATCAATCCGGAGTTTGAAACGGCGGCTGTGGCGCTGGTCATAGGAGCCAATGACGTGGTGAACCCGGCGGCGCGCACCGACAAATCCTCGCCGATCTGGGGAATGCCGATCCTTGATGCTGACAAAGCCAAACAGGTTTACGTCATCAAGCGCGGCGAGGGTAAAGGCTATGCCGGGATCGTCAACGCGCTGTTCTACAAAGACAATTGCAACATGGTCTATGGCGACGCAGCCGACGTCCTGACCCAGATGATCGAGGCCGTTCGCGGCCTCGGCAAAGCCGCAGCGTAG
- a CDS encoding NAD(P)H-hydrate dehydratase, which produces MTEADRLTVAGGTSGVVLMENAGASVAREITCRWSPRRVAVLCGPGNNGGDGFVVARHLVTAGWEVRVALLGARDALKGEAAHHARLWTREIEPMSAAVLADAALVVDAVFGAGLTRALDGPVAEVLTVAAKTAPIVAIDIPSGVMGDTGEALGAATAALTVTFFRKKSGHMLLPGRSFCGEVVVTDIGTPTSVLDQIAPMTFENNPSLWRDAFPQLRDGGNKYTRGHALAWGGYPMTGAARLAARSAARIGAGLTTIAVPEAALNIYATALTSIIVHPVADADNFSALLADDRILGFLIGPGAGVGEDTRARALAMLGTGRATVLDADALTSFQGTPEVLDHAISGPCVLTPHDGEFARLFDPQGDKLQRSRAAARRTGAVIVLKGSDTVIVAPDGRAIINANAPPTLATAGSGDVLSGIVLGLLAQGMTPFLAAAAAVWLHGDAARLFGPGLIAEDLPDLLPRVLRDLID; this is translated from the coding sequence ATGACTGAGGCCGATCGGCTTACCGTCGCTGGGGGAACGTCGGGCGTGGTCCTGATGGAGAACGCGGGCGCGTCCGTCGCCCGCGAGATCACCTGCCGCTGGTCGCCGCGCCGCGTCGCAGTTCTATGTGGGCCGGGCAATAACGGCGGCGATGGCTTTGTCGTCGCCCGCCATCTGGTCACTGCGGGTTGGGAGGTTCGCGTGGCATTGCTGGGTGCGCGAGACGCTCTAAAGGGCGAAGCGGCGCACCACGCGCGCCTGTGGACTCGAGAGATCGAACCGATGTCGGCGGCCGTGCTGGCGGACGCAGCTCTCGTTGTCGACGCCGTATTCGGTGCGGGGTTGACCCGGGCGCTCGACGGACCTGTAGCAGAGGTACTGACCGTCGCCGCCAAGACCGCCCCTATCGTCGCCATCGACATTCCGAGCGGCGTCATGGGGGACACTGGCGAAGCTCTGGGAGCGGCTACGGCTGCCCTGACAGTCACGTTCTTTCGTAAAAAGTCCGGCCATATGTTGCTGCCCGGTCGATCCTTTTGCGGCGAGGTTGTGGTGACCGACATCGGCACGCCGACTTCGGTTCTGGACCAGATTGCGCCGATGACATTCGAGAACAATCCTTCGCTGTGGCGGGACGCTTTCCCACAACTACGCGACGGCGGCAACAAATACACACGCGGCCATGCGTTGGCCTGGGGTGGCTACCCGATGACCGGTGCCGCGCGGCTGGCGGCGCGGTCTGCCGCGAGGATCGGGGCAGGGCTGACGACCATCGCAGTGCCAGAGGCAGCGCTGAATATCTATGCAACCGCGCTGACCAGCATCATTGTGCATCCCGTCGCGGATGCCGACAACTTTTCTGCGCTGCTTGCAGACGACCGGATCTTGGGCTTTCTGATCGGACCGGGCGCAGGGGTGGGGGAGGACACCCGCGCTAGGGCGCTTGCCATGCTTGGCACGGGCCGTGCGACCGTGTTGGATGCGGATGCACTCACTTCGTTTCAGGGCACCCCCGAAGTGCTGGATCACGCGATTTCGGGGCCATGCGTCCTGACGCCCCATGATGGAGAGTTCGCCCGTCTGTTCGACCCGCAGGGCGACAAGTTGCAGCGCAGTCGCGCGGCAGCACGGCGCACCGGTGCTGTCATTGTTCTCAAAGGATCAGATACAGTGATCGTCGCCCCCGACGGCCGTGCCATCATCAATGCGAATGCCCCACCGACGCTCGCGACCGCAGGATCTGGCGATGTGCTGAGTGGCATCGTTCTCGGGCTTCTTGCCCAAGGCATGACGCCGTTTCTGGCCGCCGCCGCCGCGGTCTGGCTGCATGGCGACGCGGCCCGACTGTTCGGGCCAGGATTAATTGCCGAGGATTTGCCAGATCTGTTGCCGCGCGTACTCCGCGACCTCATTGATTGA
- a CDS encoding zinc-dependent alcohol dehydrogenase, with the protein MTQKMHAAFVTAFGKPLEFREVDIPSPGPGQILVKTEACGVCHTDLHAAKGDWPLKPTPPFIPGHEGIGKVVALGAGVTIVKEGDRVGVPWLYSACGHCEHCLSAWETVCAEAEFGGYTRNGGFAEYIIADPNYVAHIPAGMSPQEAAPLICAGITTYKGLKVTEARPGEWVVISGAGGLGHLAIQYAKAMGLHVCAVDIDDGKLAHASKLGADLVVNAKDKGAIEAVRKGTDGGAHGVLITAPSLNAFQQGVAMTRKRGTCALVGLPPGDFPVPLFDVVANCITIRGSFVGNREEMAEALAFAADGKVKADIELQPLSAINDIFDRLEHGKVASRVVLDFSGTSGAKNEASHKQMEKVPS; encoded by the coding sequence ATGACCCAAAAGATGCATGCCGCCTTCGTCACCGCCTTCGGCAAACCGCTGGAGTTTCGAGAGGTCGATATTCCGAGCCCCGGACCGGGTCAGATTCTGGTCAAGACCGAAGCCTGCGGCGTCTGCCATACAGATCTGCACGCTGCCAAAGGCGATTGGCCGCTCAAACCGACCCCTCCGTTTATTCCTGGCCATGAAGGCATCGGTAAGGTTGTTGCCCTCGGCGCTGGTGTCACAATCGTCAAAGAAGGTGACCGGGTCGGTGTGCCCTGGCTCTATTCCGCCTGCGGGCATTGTGAACATTGCCTATCGGCATGGGAAACTGTCTGCGCCGAGGCCGAATTTGGCGGCTATACGCGGAACGGCGGATTTGCCGAATACATCATTGCCGATCCGAATTATGTCGCCCACATCCCGGCGGGTATGAGCCCTCAAGAAGCAGCTCCTCTGATCTGCGCCGGGATTACAACCTACAAGGGGCTCAAAGTGACCGAGGCGCGGCCCGGTGAATGGGTTGTCATTTCGGGTGCCGGGGGGCTGGGGCATCTGGCGATCCAGTATGCCAAGGCGATGGGGCTACATGTCTGTGCGGTTGATATTGATGATGGCAAATTGGCCCATGCCAGCAAGCTGGGTGCTGATCTGGTAGTGAATGCCAAGGACAAGGGGGCGATCGAGGCTGTCCGCAAGGGCACTGACGGCGGCGCACATGGTGTGCTGATCACCGCTCCGTCCCTCAATGCATTCCAGCAAGGTGTCGCGATGACCCGCAAGCGGGGCACTTGCGCGCTCGTTGGTTTGCCGCCCGGCGACTTCCCGGTTCCGCTGTTCGACGTTGTGGCGAACTGCATCACCATTAGGGGCTCATTCGTCGGCAATCGCGAGGAAATGGCCGAGGCGCTGGCCTTTGCGGCGGATGGCAAAGTAAAGGCAGATATTGAATTGCAGCCCCTGAGCGCCATCAACGATATCTTTGACCGGCTGGAACACGGCAAGGTCGCCTCCCGTGTGGTGCTCGATTTTTCTGGGACTTCTGGTGCCAAGAATGAGGCGTCCCATAAGCAGATGGAAAAAGTGCCATCCTGA
- a CDS encoding NAD(P) transhydrogenase subunit alpha — protein sequence MYVNIAVLKETTPGEHRVALVPDVVPGLIKLGARLHMESGAADGIGLADTDFSDVVVISDRSVLVADADVVLCVQPPALEVIDAMKPGAVLICYVNNDLPLLKHLLDRKITCFAIEKLPRVTRAQSMDALSSQAALAGYSAVMLGAAALARVLPKVTTAAGTIGPAHVLVMGLGVAGLEALATAHRLGAVTEGYDVRPETREQALSLGSTFVDTGVDATGKGGYARALTTEEKAKVANALTTHIQSADLIITTAAIPGKPSPKLISTKQVAGMRPGAVIVDLAAEGGGNCEDSVPGETLKVGAVTILAPLNVGSMLAEDASKLYAKNLANFLGLMLHDNILTVDVTDEILSAAVLSHDGKRLNAPAPATPKSSKSAAEVA from the coding sequence ATGTACGTTAATATTGCCGTTTTGAAAGAAACCACTCCTGGGGAACATCGCGTGGCCCTTGTGCCCGATGTTGTGCCCGGCTTGATAAAATTGGGTGCTCGACTGCATATGGAATCTGGGGCGGCCGATGGCATCGGTCTGGCCGATACGGATTTTTCCGATGTTGTAGTGATCTCTGATCGCTCTGTTCTGGTCGCGGACGCTGATGTCGTGCTTTGTGTTCAACCACCTGCGTTGGAGGTGATCGACGCGATGAAGCCCGGCGCGGTGTTAATCTGTTACGTCAATAACGATCTGCCCCTGCTTAAGCACCTGCTCGACCGCAAAATCACCTGTTTTGCCATTGAGAAACTGCCGCGTGTCACCCGTGCCCAAAGCATGGATGCATTGTCCTCTCAGGCGGCACTGGCGGGGTATTCCGCCGTAATGTTGGGGGCTGCGGCGCTTGCCCGTGTGCTGCCCAAAGTGACCACCGCCGCGGGCACAATCGGGCCTGCGCATGTGCTGGTGATGGGGCTTGGCGTAGCAGGGCTTGAGGCGTTGGCAACGGCGCACCGGCTTGGGGCCGTAACTGAAGGCTATGACGTTAGGCCTGAAACGCGCGAGCAGGCCCTGTCGTTGGGGTCCACCTTCGTTGACACTGGCGTCGATGCCACCGGCAAGGGCGGTTATGCGCGCGCTTTGACGACCGAGGAAAAGGCTAAAGTTGCCAATGCGCTGACGACGCACATCCAGTCGGCTGACCTGATCATAACAACCGCCGCAATTCCCGGCAAACCCTCGCCCAAATTGATCTCTACGAAGCAAGTCGCAGGTATGAGACCCGGGGCCGTGATCGTCGATCTGGCTGCCGAAGGAGGTGGCAATTGTGAAGACTCGGTGCCGGGCGAGACCCTGAAGGTTGGTGCGGTCACGATTCTCGCGCCGCTGAACGTCGGCTCAATGCTCGCCGAAGACGCGAGCAAGCTTTATGCCAAGAACCTGGCCAATTTCCTCGGTTTGATGTTGCACGACAATATCCTGACGGTTGATGTGACGGACGAGATCCTGTCGGCGGCCGTCCTCAGCCATGACGGCAAGCGGTTGAATGCTCCCGCTCCGGCCACGCCGAAATCCTCTAAATCAGCCGCTGAAGTGGCCTGA
- a CDS encoding YbhB/YbcL family Raf kinase inhibitor-like protein, producing the protein MRHFVSPAIAGLFCALALPTFAQQQPPEGESAGERPNAPAFELTSPDFVDGAAMPDDLKCTRDGGSGLSPPLAWTNAPRETGGYAIVMQHYPHGTYPSVNDPSHYWLVWNIPADADGLDTGNPHSLGVEGSDKDIRDTGYTPPCSPAGGRTHEYTIWVYALDGPLTELPSEDSIEISWPDVIGALEGHVLNAASITFTN; encoded by the coding sequence ATGAGACATTTTGTTTCTCCGGCCATTGCTGGCCTGTTCTGTGCACTGGCGTTGCCTACTTTCGCGCAACAGCAGCCCCCAGAGGGTGAATCGGCAGGTGAGCGGCCCAATGCTCCTGCATTTGAATTGACCAGCCCCGATTTCGTTGACGGTGCTGCAATGCCCGACGATCTGAAATGCACCCGCGATGGTGGCAGTGGTCTGTCGCCGCCGCTGGCTTGGACCAACGCCCCCAGAGAGACGGGCGGCTATGCCATTGTAATGCAACATTATCCGCATGGCACCTATCCCAGCGTCAATGACCCCAGCCATTACTGGTTGGTCTGGAACATCCCAGCCGATGCGGACGGGTTGGACACGGGCAATCCACATAGCCTCGGGGTGGAAGGCAGCGACAAAGACATCCGCGATACGGGGTACACGCCGCCCTGTTCACCCGCTGGTGGCAGAACCCATGAATATACCATCTGGGTCTATGCACTTGATGGGCCTCTAACGGAACTACCGTCCGAGGACAGCATCGAAATCAGTTGGCCCGACGTTATCGGCGCACTTGAGGGACATGTGCTGAACGCGGCGTCGATCACCTTCACGAACTAA